The DNA window GTTTCAGGAATCCCACTCTTTTGCATGAAAAGAAGTCCTGCTATTGAGTCAAGGGCAGTTCACTGCCACACTGGCTGCGGAGCTGGTGACTAAAAATCATGTGGACAGACTGAATGTGGCACAGGCAGTAATTCTCTCACAGTTAAACAAACACTACTAGAAACTAGATTAGACTCCTTGAATCATGTTAAATCACATTCCACTACATAAAGCAACGATCGTGCAAAGAAAAAGCTGGGAGCAGGAAGTTGGATGTGGATGGGAGTTAGCaggtaatatattttaaatgtattggcATGCTCTTATAACATAATCATGTGGTCGTTTCATGACCTCgtttcagtgtctcagtgtcaaACTTCTTTATTGATGTCTTGGTATTAACTGTTGTCCTTGCTTTCAAGACATTTACCATAAAACCTAACTCAAAAATTGTAAAACCTCCACTTCAGTCATATTAGGTGAAAGTCATGGCATTGTTTTGTACAAACTTTTTCTCACATTTCCTCTTTTGATGATATGTATACTATGTGTCTCTCAAAAACTTTATACGACTTTGCTCTCTTAATCTCGTGTCTCTGAGTCTCATTCAGGAAACTTTTCCATTGATAGtacagaagcagcagcagagaGAACACAGACTTCTTCATGATCAGAATCGAACCCCAAAAAATTGATCAGCGTTTTATCTCAAACAGATTCAGTTGAGCTTTTCAGACAAACATTTTGCTTTATAAGATGTGATTAACATATATGTAATAAATCtgtgattgatttttttaatactaaaatattataatgtaacAAATAACGATATGTATTAagcaaataaattattaaatagtaaaagtaaataaaattttaattgtattagtTTTCGCTAATTGGAAATGTTGACAGAAAGCTTGGCCTTTAACCACAAGACTGCACTCAGTATTCATCTGTTGCAATTAGAAATGTGAGAACCTACAAATAACCTAAAATAGTTTTAAACCATTCAGCTTCTTCAAGTTTTATAGACACAATGTCTTTTCTTGGAAATAGCTAAACATTAGCATGGACATTCACAAAATATTCACTCAAATAACTATTTGACATCTGTAAAAACTGCTGGTTTCTTGGtgagacatttacattttacatcttTAGAACATATTTCCCCATATCAAATAATATAGCTCatcaaaaacaatattttctttcaaaacaacatttgacatttttaacAGTTATGAAATTAAAACAATGTGAATCCATTCATTTTCCCACCCACCCAGTGCATCGTTGCACTAATGACTATTCAGGCATCTAACAGACAATTATATTTAACCTTGTATTTTGAGTTGTAGAGAATATTATCTCTttagtgaaacaaaacaaatcaaaattaaacacattaagcAGTGAATTTTTTGGATGTGAAACCTaaacatagtgcaaatattactTTTAAGTAGTTGGTGATGTGATGTTAAATTAAACAAACCTGACCTACAACAAATATtctaaaatgtcattaaatgtTCTTGCTAGCctgaaaaaataaactaaaatgtcACTGGTCCAAAATTCACATCTTTACAACAGATAAACTGAGATGGGCATAGTAGTGCCTACAAAAACAGTGCTCTTCTACTTAAATTTCATAAATACAATTTCAAACTGTCAATAAAAAGCATCAGAATCAAGGACACAACAACAGACCACTCCGACCAACATACTCGCACACAGGCATATTGCTCTGCCTGAACAATAAAAATCTAGACATGCTACAAGTTTAAAAATATCAGGAGGCTCATCTCCACCAGACGAACCTGTTCACTGGCATGTGAGGCTCACCTCTGCACCtttgttagttttttgtttttgacccACAGTGAAACGCAGTCTGTATCATGTTAACAGCACCTctgtgttattatgttttaatacaataatcatGATGCTCTTTTAATAACAGTTAGCATGTTGCTTAAGGACAAAATTTCACATAGGGAAAACCATTTCAACATGTCCAATATGATGAGAGCATAACACTaagataataaattaataacagCACTGATCTAGCGTATACAAATGATGTGCAGTGGATTGCATGTATACTGATTAGTGCTGTAATGGTCCCTTATATGTGGTCCTTCCTGCTGGTTGTGGTGCACACTGGCCAGACTGTTGGCTGTGACTGAGCAACCTCACTCCAGTGTGTCGGTGTCCTCTGTGAAAAGCTCAGCCAGGTCAGCCACTGTGAACACCGACGCCTCAGAGTGCTTCATGGCTGTGGCACTGTGACTGGAGGTACACAGTAAACACCAGAAAATTTTAAAACaccttttatgttatttttttaatttgtgagGCAAAAAcaaccattattattatatacaactGACATAGTGAGATGAGACCTTCTTTTGCATATGCTCaccttttttctgctgttttcaaCATGGCCTGCATGCGCTCCTCAATGGTGGACTTAATCAGAAACCGGTGAACAAAAGTGGGTCTagagagcaaaaaaacaacagataagAAATTAATTGCTCATCACTGATGATATCTGAGGTTATCTGGTTCTGTGTGAAGGATCTTtatgatttgttattttattatgatgTCCTGTGGCATAGTTTCTTATTTTCTACAAATCTGTGACTTTTCCATGCACTTTAAACCATTCATTTGTTGGAGATTCTGTAATTCTATTAAACCAGACGCCTGCCCAAAACTGTTATTCATGCTTCTTTTCAGGGATCTATAACATACTTTTACCAGAAATGAGATACCCAATAGCCAAGACACAGGCTGGAAGAGCTGAAAGTGTGAGTTTGTTGTGTACCACAAAGATATACACAAATATTGTTGTGTATAGATGTGATGACAAGATCCCAAAAAGTTTTAAACAAATTGCAATGTCCACTTTAAACATTATTAAGAGTGCGGAGCAACATTCGGGCCGCACTGCTCTTATTCCCCTCCACTGAAAAAATCAAGCTATTTGATACTACACAAGCTCACTTGGTTTGGCCGATGCGATGCACTCTGCCGATGGCCTGCAGCTCATGTGCTGGGTTTAGAATGGGCTCCACAAGCAGCACGTGTGTAGCCTCGATGATGTTCAGTCCGTTTGAGCCTGTGTGCAACGGCAACAGCAGGATGTTGATCTTCTCATCATATTTGAAAGAACTCAAGTTCTCCTAAAAGGAAATCAAAAGCAAACTATTAAGTGGCAAGCTGTTAGTGTGACCTTTATCTGATGGACAATGTTTAtgtacagacacatacagaaatGTGTAAACTGAATAATTACCTACATGTTTTCTTTCTGAATGGTAGTAGTGGCTAAGCATGTTTAGTGTAATAGTTTTACACACCTGAAATTTATGAATCCCGTTGATCTGTGAGAATTCCATGTTGTTATCAAAGAGTGCTTTTGCGATGATATCTAGCACTCCCTGCCACTGAAAAAGATAAAAGGCAGAGGCAGATCAAATaccattataaaaatatatatatttcctgaTCATTTCAGCAACATGTCAAATAATAGTTACCGTAGAGAATACAAGAGATTTAGCTCCTGGGTCACTCATCTGGATTTTCTTAAGGGCTCGGACCACGGCCTCTACTTTAGTTGAGTGGCTTCCCTACAGTATGAAAAGAGTGGGATCATTTGGGGGAATGCTACccagaaaacaaatgaaaatcaaaacaaaccaaagCAGATGGATTCTTAAGTAATTACAGATTTCATAGTGTGTTCATGGTAGGGAGAATGAATGTTACTGACTTTGACAGGAATTTCCTCGCCCTGGTCTGCAGCCTGGGTGGTGAAGACGTAGGAAATTTCAGTGTGGGAAGTGGTCTGTCTGCAGATAGCACACTTGATAGCTTTCTTTCGATTGCCAACACTGTACTGCTCGACAATAATGGAGATGCACTCATTGCAGAAACAGTGTCCACAGGTGAGTACAGCCCActgtcaaacacaaacacacaattactcACACAAACAGAGGCACACGTGTGACTGTTTTCAAATGCACTCATATTACAAAGATTAGACCATATTTATCAGTTCTGCATCGTTTCATCTTACCTCCTGACCCAGAGAGCGAGCACAGATAGGACATGGCTCTGGATTCAGACCTCCTGTTGACTTATCCTGTGACTGAAATAATTGATGAATGGAAACAGCATAAACTCTATTCAAAATATTACACTGACACTCAAACTTTAAAATTATTTGTTACCTTTTCCAAATTGGTAAGATAGAGAAACTGCCCAAGCTTTTTCTGTAGCTGTGATTTCGCCACAGCCCGGTCATTCAGCAGTTTCACCCTGTTCTGCTCCACCTGAACtcaaataaaaccaataaagaGCATTTCACACAGACTAACAGTATTCTATTCAGGTGTGGTGAACTAGAGCCTCAATTCTACCTACCTCATGTGGTTCAATGATGTGCAGCACTTTAGGTTTGGGCTCATCAGGAAGACGCATACGCAGTCTTTCTGTAGCCATACCCAGCTCATCTATGGCTGACACTCGATCCCGTAACGTCATCCAGTACTCATGCAACACCTGAGGAGCCACATTTATGATTGTGATGTGAAGCTGGTGGTCATTATGGGTCACAAACAAACAGGTTCTAATATCAAAAAAGGTTAATAATGAGGGAGTAATCAATGTTTTGATAGACCAAAACAAGCCTTAGTCTTTAATTTGAGCATGCTGGAATATAAAAATACTGGAATTTAATTCcaattaattatttctttttttttaatcaaatatctTAAAATTTATACAGGGCACATTAAAAGAGGACAAAAAGATAAGACTGCATAGTTGTGAGACTGCAGCTAATTtactcttttgttctttctcctAATACATTTTGTTAAGCAATAATAGACCTAAACCCTAAAAAGTAAGTTAAAACAGTAAAACCATTAAGTGGaattttttctttaatcatCTGCGTAAACTTACGACATGAACATAAATGACAGCACTACAAGTATAATTTTCCTCCACTGTCAATAGCCTCTTCACCTTTCCTACACAACCTACATCTCTGGTTGCCAAACTCTTTGACACCTTGTCTGAAAAAAGTGGCCATCATTAGCAGATCTCTTTGCACACATACGCGTGTCCTCCTACACATAGCACAGCACTTTATTCTCAACCCTCACTGACACTGATGACACTAAGCTCCTCCTCACCAGCTGGCCCACCACCTGTCCTCTACACCCAGTCCCCTCACATCTCCTACAGGCCAGTTCTACCACACTGATCTCTGAACATTGAGAAAAACAAATTGGTCTCCCATTTCTATCAAAAGTTCTATGTGCTATAATGATTCAAACCAATTCTACATTCTTTGTATCCTACacaagaaaagtaaaaaaaatacaatcattTTTAAGCACAGCCGGTGTACCTCAAGGATCTGTGCATGGCCCTCTCCTCTTTAAATACCTATTTGTTGAGCACTTTCAATGCTTATTTTTCAGTGTTATCACACTAGTCTCAGCATACACCAGCTTACTTCCCAAAAAATTCCTGTCTCAACAGACTTTTTACAGACTGTTCCTAACTTATGTCCTGATTTGATGCGAAAGGGTTTTGAGGGTTGTGAATTCCACTGCTGTACTGctaaaaaaatacatcacaaGAACTCTGGTGTAAGGTTCATTAGCCTCCAGACCTTACCCTGTGAGCCACTGCTTTAGATTATCTCCATACTCATACAACTACATAACTAACTATATGATTTCATACCTTGTACTCTTTTTTCCAGAACTCAAAGAGCTCCATAAAAGTATTGCCCTCCTCTATGAGTTCAGGGTCCATGCGTCGAATCTTGGCAAAGGACAAAATGGCTTTCAGGGTGCGTTCTGTCTCACTGGCTGCACGCAGACCACGGCTAGTTGTGGGAAGTCTGTCATCCATCAGCCCCTCCTCATCCTCAATCATCTCCTCAAAGATGGCTGTCTGACCTTTAACTCTGTgaaacataaatatttttataaagtgttttaaagacattttatgcttcatttaaataattcagttaataatttgtgttgttttttttttaacttacgTGTGTGAAAACAATTTTGACTCATAATCTGTGAAGAGTTCATCAGATTTGcaaaacacacagctataaaataaaaccaaaggacaaaataagatttaaatgtgtcatttttaaaacatactGCACTATGGTTATGCTTGTGAAGTTGATTAACAAATGCGCTCTTATCAAGTGAGCAAATGGAAATGATTCCAAGCCAATTAAAATGATCTTACTTGTTGAGTGGCAGGCGGACAGGTCTCAGGTGACAAGCTGTCGCCTCCTCAATGACTTCCTGTGATGGTGGAGGTTCCAGCTCTTTTACAGCATTCTGAACACTTTTCTGAGATTTCATCAGTTCATCCATCTGTGTGCTGAGTAAAAACTGGAGACCGCGGGCATCCCGGAACCTAAGAAGCAGGAACGATCAGGATGAACATCGTAAAATCGTAATCGAGACTTTAGATAGAATTTTTAAAGCAAGTCTTCTAAATTACTTGTCAGCCATAGAAAATTTGTTGGCTTGCTGTTTGTAATTGCAGGTAAGCTCATTTTGGATGCGGCCAACCAAGTCATCGTCCATGGAGTACTGAATGGCCTGCTGAATGACATCCAACCACCAGGGGGAGCGCAGATTAACCTATAATTGAGCTGAATCAGAAACATGTTCGTACTTGTTTCCTTGTGCAGATAAAGCTCTCAAACATCCTACCTTGCGATTATGGTCCCTGATGTTCTGAAGTACAGGCAGGAGGTTCTGCTGAGCTTCAGACACTTCAGAGCTGACCTTAGTCATGTAGTGTTCTTTTAACTGCTCTGCCTAGATAGAGaagaaatgcataaaatatCAGTCAATTACATGAGATCAAACTTCTTGTCTCAAGGTTTATAAAGGATATAGAGTGAAAAAgtcttttttcctctcagaTCTGCTTTCTAACCTCTTCCTTCAGACGATCATCTCGAAGAGTAGGCGGTATACCAGGATGCTTGGCATTTAGTAGCTCCATCAAATTGTGCGTAGCATGAAGTctctatattttaaatgttgaaaTAGCATTAAGAAGATCCATAGATCAGGAAACACATGGGTATTTTCCCTAACTATGTATGAACAGAGATAGGGAGCACAGTTATACCTGCAGGGAATCTGTTTTAAGCCGATCTTTGTGCTCTTCTGATGATCTAAGCACTTCTCTGTACATGTCTGCTGCATCGACAAACTCACCTGCCAGAGAtgggaatgttttttttgtttgtttttttgttttttttaaggagGTCCATACGGATAGAGTAAATTAGGATGGTGTTTTACCACATGGTACCTCTGATAATATGGATTCCTGCCAAACCATTGAGAGCACACACCAGCTGTCGGTGAGCCTCCTCACACTCAACACGACACTTCTTCTGCAGGGACTTCAGCAGCTCTTCCATCGTCATTGTACTGAACAGGATTTAAAAACAGGAACTGGAGATTAGCCAGTAAAGTAACCAGAAGGCAGAAAACCGTTTGTGTACTCTTCTTAAATGCTTGAGGGCAAAAAGTAATTAATTCAGACAGAATGTGTTGTGCTGCCAATCAGAAGGTTCCTCACCTTTTCTGGAAGGGCAAAAACTCTCCCCTGACAGCCTGAGGGTGGCAGCAAGCCTGGCGCAGGCGCAGCAATGGGTATAGGATGGTGTTAACTGTGCGTCGGTCCAGGCTTCCTAACTTCAGCGACCAGTCTGAGATCTTCCTCAATTTAAGCAGGGCATCCTGGGAGCAGACCTCATGCTGGCGGTGGTAAAAGTGGCCTTCCACAGGAGAGAAGTTGAGCCAGTGAATCTCCTCTGTCTGAGGAGGAATTTGGATctggaaaaatacaaacatgcagaaattttacatttttcattttgatttgtaTAGAATTTTTAATCACACAGCAGCTTTTTAGAAATCCACATGGAGATTTAACAAGCAAGATACAGTAGGTCACAGTGGCATGAAAATACTCCCTGAGagaacatgaggaagaaacctcgtgAAGAACCAGACTTAATAGAAAACCCACAATACTCTGGGTGACCTCAGAAAGTAGGATAACTCAGATAATAAATATCCTCTACAACAGAAAACTAAAATCaattttaacattaacaacAGATGtagtcacaaagcagctttatgggAATCTTAAAATTAGTAATaaaaattaagattaaaattttgttttagatttatcCCCAATTAGATGCAACATGGCAAGGGAAAAAACTCACTGTGatgatattatatttacagcagCAAAGGTAATCACGGTCTAAAAGAAAAttgctatttacatttacattgttttgCATTCATCCATCATCAGTGACAGTGATGGAACATGACCAAACCTCACAGTATGTAAAAACACTACATAAAGTATCAACAACCAACCTGGTCAATAACATCTTTTTTGGCAGATCTCCACAGCAGCTGGCTGATCACACTGTAGAGTGGTCCCGGGTTTCCATGCCGATACGATCTATATAGCAGCTGATCCCACCAGTACTTCACCCAGTATGGGTCAACTCCCAGAAACAAAACAAGTCCATACAAATCTGCAGAGAATTTCCAAGTCACTTATTGTTACCAAAGATTGTGGAGCTCAATTGCATTACATTAACTGAAAATCTGAGACTCAGCTTACCTTCTAGACCTCTTTGTACTGGAGTTCCGCTTACACACCAGCGATTAATGGATGTGAGTCGCAGAGCCATCTCTGCAGCCTAAAGACAAATGGATACACAAATTCTGGATTACACTCtactttttataaaaacaagGACCACATCTCCTCCAGCTGCTCTACCACTCCTTATAGAAAGATAATAGACTGTACATAGCGAGGTCACCTTGGCTGTCGTGCATTCCACCATCTGAGCCTCATCCAGACATACACGCCACCACTCTACAGCCACCAAAGGGCTTGGCACAGCCATGTAGCGCTTCTGATTACGAAAGCGTCGACCATCTTTGCTGTTACTATGCGGGAGATCCACATAGTTCAGTTCAGTGCGCAGCACGTCATAGGTGGTGATGACCACATCCTGCTCAGCCAGGACATGAGGCTGTATGAAACCATGCCTTTTCACACCCTGGTACACCTGAGAGACACACAATTGGTTTTtactaaatttaaattaaaaggaAGAATGAAAACCATGGTAAATTTAATCTTTCATTCATAATAACATTTACAATGTACAGGGTACAATACCACAAGTTTATTCACCAGAATATCAGCTATAAGTCTGGCTTAGGATGGGTTTGAAGTATAGGTTTTGGCTTGATTTTCCCCTAGTTTTTCCCTTATATTTTTGACAATGCAGCATAATTGTTATGTTAATAATATATGATGTGATTAAACCGGCATTAAAGGTATAAGGCATAATCtaaattagttttatttacagcaCAGATGACAACACGAGGCTGTGTGCAAATGATCATAAATGATAAGTTTTTACTGGTTCCACTTGGGAAATTCCAGTGCTATAGTAGCACACaagagaaaatacaaaatataaaacaaaacaaaatagcaGCAGAGGTactttaaataagttaaaataaactatacaaatatacaaaactATAGCAAATATATACACTAAAGATTGTGGATCACAAATGTTACATGAATCACGAAAAGGAAAGTCATGAAAACTTTTTAGGGAATTAAAGTAATCCTCAAATTCAAAATGTTCAAATgttcaaattcaaatgaatgTCAGGAATATAGAATATGTGTGAAGCTTGTGTTTATTATCAGGTTAATTTCTAATTTAAGAAGTACTTGCCAGTACTTGGAGAGAGGCGGAGCGGATGTGCCTGTTAATTTCTTCGCCCCACTGATGGCATATGGAACTGGGGGAAATGATAAGAGTAGCACCAGTGGGAACAGGAGTCATAGCCACTAGGCAGTGTGGGCAGTAGAATGGCGTTGTCGCTAGATTCTCCTCTTTGTAGTTCACACACTCCGCATGCTGCCACAGCAGACAGTTCATGCACTGCACACGAGCTTTATAGTCCACCAGGCCCAGCTCCCCACAGATACACTCAAAGCGATAATCAGGTGTATTGAAGGGAACCACTGATGCTCGAACTTGAGTTGAAAGCTCTGAATGAGAGCCTTGGGTAATATCTGACTGAGCATTCTGTAGCTGATGATTTTTACTACTCTCCATTGGCTCTGGTTTTGCATTAAGAACATGGCAATCCGCTGTCTCGTTCTTACCATCACCTGAAACCTGAGGGTGGCTGGTGTCTAGGCTTGTCTCAGTTCTGGGCTTGTCAcagagtgtctgtgtctctgactGTTGCTCTTGCTTTGGTTCCTCTGTGAGTACAGGAGGGTCCAGGTTGCACAATGTGTCCTCGGAGTCAGAAGCTGCACTCGAGGAGTTCATAACTGCTTCTCGTTCTTGGCCCGTGCAACGACGAGATGTTCTCCTGGGAACAGCCTCCCCAGGTGACTTTTGCTATAGAAATATAATGGTTTAAAGTCAAGATTTACATTATGTCTAACGGAATtccaataaaaaacacaaaaaaaaacagcctgatTTGTGGTGCCATAATACTTCTCGATGCTAATGTCAAAATACATACTGAAATATAATACATACTTACTGGGGAAAcgggtttcttcttcttttctttgtagTTCTTTCCCAGCTTGAAGGAGCCAGCTAAACCACGACCTTTGACTTGTTCCACTAAACCTTCAGTTATCATTTTTGTCAACGTCTTCTTAATGTGTGTGCGGTTTTTCAGAGGGTCATATTTGTACATAGTTCTTAGGTACGTAAAAACGGCATTGATTGAGGCACCTTTTCCAACCTTCATTTCCTTAATGGCAGTCAGAAGCATCACACGTACAGCTGTTAGGagcaaaacatacagtacatatcagtgtaatgtagtgcaaaatctatttttataaaatattactactaataataataattcatgaaAAAGTGTTGAATCTCTAGGCTAGTATATATGAATGCAACAAACCACTGATTATAAATATGGCTCCTTACCAGGGTAGGTAATTTTCTCCCTTGGTTTTGCCTCACATTGCTTAATCCTTTGCCTCTCTAGTGGGGGAGGAGGTATATAGAAGTTCACTGACTGTCCCTGGAGAACACAAAGACGTTTAAGAAATCAGACATCATGAGTAAGGAAATGCACATACTTGTTCTCAACacgtaaattatattttttttggagACTGAAGTAAAATGTGGATGTTTGTCTCTCACATCCACATTCACAGGTGAGAGGAACATGGAAAACccaaaagaaacagacacagggagaacatgcacacagacagtcacCCGAGTTCAGAATCAAACCAGGGACTCCGGACCTGTGAGGTGTTATTGCTTTCTGCTGTGCCGCTATCTGACCCACATTGCATTCCACTTACCACAGGTAGGGTGAGAGTACTCTGCTTTAGGCCTTGGCGAGTGTGGCACAAAATAAGGGCTAGCACCTCTACAGTCTTTCCCAGCCCCATCTCATCAGCAAGTATTCCTCCAGGCCAGTCCGCCCCAGCCAGAGGAAACTCCCGGATCAGACTAGTTAAAACAGATCGTTATGAGCCCTAACATTACGTAAGTAGCAG is part of the Tachysurus fulvidraco isolate hzauxx_2018 chromosome 12, HZAU_PFXX_2.0, whole genome shotgun sequence genome and encodes:
- the shprh gene encoding E3 ubiquitin-protein ligase SHPRH, producing MSSRRKRAAPVRMDEEAKNQLNWNMHEHRRAEGDFVDLNAFPQPSVSYQPDPVPDVRKAVVLGPSSPLPAEQEEEAGSSMQDSSQDSTPDSTELNVHPVSVLGSGWKALIGEFELHPKVPVELANSTFWLQQTGDVLLLKLASTSSEELTSCPVECSFGGLSLEGLDWLQKRKIIQLCHLSGEGSVKLKMFLLESGLGRPEFLSEGNGRLRRASQLLQKLMELFYDFIIPEIMGNEEEECDTDLERQNVEELYDYVRHVHQREDQNQSFDVQQPALIPVLRPYQSQAVNWMLRKERYKSECSQEQKLHFLWREVMTMCGKKLFYNPYTGCLIREFPLAGADWPGGILADEMGLGKTVEVLALILCHTRQGLKQSTLTLPVGQSVNFYIPPPPLERQRIKQCEAKPREKITYPAVRVMLLTAIKEMKVGKGASINAVFTYLRTMYKYDPLKNRTHIKKTLTKMITEGLVEQVKGRGLAGSFKLGKNYKEKKKKPVSPQKSPGEAVPRRTSRRCTGQEREAVMNSSSAASDSEDTLCNLDPPVLTEEPKQEQQSETQTLCDKPRTETSLDTSHPQVSGDGKNETADCHVLNAKPEPMESSKNHQLQNAQSDITQGSHSELSTQVRASVVPFNTPDYRFECICGELGLVDYKARVQCMNCLLWQHAECVNYKEENLATTPFYCPHCLVAMTPVPTGATLIISPSSICHQWGEEINRHIRSASLQVLVYQGVKRHGFIQPHVLAEQDVVITTYDVLRTELNYVDLPHSNSKDGRRFRNQKRYMAVPSPLVAVEWWRVCLDEAQMVECTTAKAAEMALRLTSINRWCVSGTPVQRGLEDLYGLVLFLGVDPYWVKYWWDQLLYRSYRHGNPGPLYSVISQLLWRSAKKDVIDQIQIPPQTEEIHWLNFSPVEGHFYHRQHEVCSQDALLKLRKISDWSLKLGSLDRRTVNTILYPLLRLRQACCHPQAVRGEFLPFQKSTMTMEELLKSLQKKCRVECEEAHRQLVCALNGLAGIHIIRGEFVDAADMYREVLRSSEEHKDRLKTDSLQRLHATHNLMELLNAKHPGIPPTLRDDRLKEEAEQLKEHYMTKVSSEVSEAQQNLLPVLQNIRDHNRKVNLRSPWWLDVIQQAIQYSMDDDLVGRIQNELTCNYKQQANKFSMADKFRDARGLQFLLSTQMDELMKSQKSVQNAVKELEPPPSQEVIEEATACHLRPVRLPLNNCVFCKSDELFTDYESKLFSHTVKGQTAIFEEMIEDEEGLMDDRLPTTSRGLRAASETERTLKAILSFAKIRRMDPELIEEGNTFMELFEFWKKEYKVLHEYWMTLRDRVSAIDELGMATERLRMRLPDEPKPKVLHIIEPHEVEQNRVKLLNDRAVAKSQLQKKLGQFLYLTNLEKSQDKSTGGLNPEPCPICARSLGQEWAVLTCGHCFCNECISIIVEQYSVGNRKKAIKCAICRQTTSHTEISYVFTTQAADQGEEIPVKGSHSTKVEAVVRALKKIQMSDPGAKSLVFSTWQGVLDIIAKALFDNNMEFSQINGIHKFQENLSSFKYDEKINILLLPLHTGSNGLNIIEATHVLLVEPILNPAHELQAIGRVHRIGQTKPTFVHRFLIKSTIEERMQAMLKTAEKSHSATAMKHSEASVFTVADLAELFTEDTDTLE